The genomic interval AGGCACGGCGCTGCTGGTGCTCGTCGTGATCACCTCGATCCGCCGCGCGCGGCGCGCACTGCGGTACGAGTCGTGGCACCTCCTGCATCTCTACGGCTATCTGGGCGTCGGCCTCGCGATCCCCCACATGCTGTGGACGGGTGCGGACTTCACCGCTTCCGCGCTCGCCACCGCCTACTGGTGGGGACTGTGGGCGGCGGTCGCGGCATCCGTCCTCGTCTTCCGCGTCGGACGGCCGGTGTGGCGCTCGTGGCGTCACGGGTTGCGGGTGACAGCCGTCGAGCGAGACGGGCTGCGCGGAGTCGCGGTGCGCATGCGTGGACGCAGGCTGCACGCGCTCGGCGCCCAGCCGGGTCAGTTCTTCGTGTGGCGGTTCCTGGATGGAGGCGGCTGGATGCGCGGCCACCCGTTCTCGCTCGCCGGCGCGCCGCACGGCGACGAACTGGTGATCTCCGCGCGGGTCGTCGGTGACGGCACCCAGCGGCTGACGACATTGAAGCCCGGAACGCGCGTCGTCTTCGAGGGACCCTTCGGACACATGACCGGCGAGACCCGGCAGAGCCCCAAGGTGCTGATGCTCGGTGCGGGCGCGGGGGTCGCGCCCCTTGTCGCATTGCTCGAGTCGGAGTCCTACGCCCCGGGCGGGGCGACGCTGGTCACGCGTGATCATGCGGATGGCGACGCGCTGCGGCTCGACGCGATCGCGCGACTGGTTGCGACCAGGGGCGTGCGCCACTTCACCCTGAACGGCGCGCGGTCCCGTGTCGGCGCGAGCTGGATACCCGCCACCCACTCGACGTGGGACGGAGCCGACCTCATCCGGTTCCTGTCCCCCGACCTCGACCAGCACGACGTGTATCTGTGCGGGCCGATCCCGTGGATGGACGCCGTGCGCAAGGATCTGCGGGCCGCGGGAGTCGCCGCGGACCGCATCCA from Microbacterium pumilum carries:
- a CDS encoding ferredoxin reductase family protein, with the translated sequence MTVTARPPAVSGVLAPSTSPTAVHTRPSARRAPRSAWTLAATTIIWLTSLIVTALWVQGGGVSALFAFDAETLNSLGRLAGLISANLLLYQVLLMARVPIFERGFGRDGITRMHRLVGFWSFWLLISHIVLQVFGYAAQAGVNPFVQLWEFVWDYPGMLLATAGTALLVLVVITSIRRARRALRYESWHLLHLYGYLGVGLAIPHMLWTGADFTASALATAYWWGLWAAVAASVLVFRVGRPVWRSWRHGLRVTAVERDGLRGVAVRMRGRRLHALGAQPGQFFVWRFLDGGGWMRGHPFSLAGAPHGDELVISARVVGDGTQRLTTLKPGTRVVFEGPFGHMTGETRQSPKVLMLGAGAGVAPLVALLESESYAPGGATLVTRDHADGDALRLDAIARLVATRGVRHFTLNGARSRVGASWIPATHSTWDGADLIRFLSPDLDQHDVYLCGPIPWMDAVRKDLRAAGVAADRIHSEAFTV